DNA sequence from the Pirellulales bacterium genome:
GTCATCACCGTCTGCACGGCTGGGCACCCCGAACGCTCCTACAACCGGCGCAAGCGGAGCGATCCTTGATTTGCCCCCCTGATAGGCGCACTAGCTGCATTTCACCCCAGCGAATGCGCACGTTTTGATTGACTTCTCGTTGGGCCGACGTATTTTTTCCCGAATTAGCGTTCACGCACGCGCGTGCTCGCTCAGACCGCGCCAATTGTGGATAACTCGGCAGGACTACACGACCAGATACGATCCCAACCCTAGAGCATTCCCCCGATGTCACCAGACTTTTCCTCAATTGGCGTGCTGCTGACGATCAACTTGCTGTTTGCGTCGTTCGCGCTGGCGATCGGCTTTGCGGCTGGTGTCTGGTTCTTTGGTGGCAACAAATCGCAATCCGAGCCTGACGACAAAAGCGAACGCGAGTCGCACGACCACCGGCAGCAAGCCACCGATCGGGCGATGATGGCCTCGCACCGCATTCAGGACTTGGCCAAAGGCGTGCTCAGCGACGTGGGCGTCCACACGTCGAATGTCGAGGCGATCACTGACGACTTGCGGGCGATCGTCCAAGAAACCAATACGGGGCCGGATGTCGCGGTATTCATGACGATTGGTCGAATCGTCGAAGCCAACAATCAGATCAAGGAGCGATTGGCCTCGGCCGAGAAGCAGATCGAGGCTCAAGCGTCTGAGTTGCGGGATTTTGAAAGCGAAGCCCGTACGGACTCGCTAACGGGACTAGCCAATCGTCGTGCGTTCGACGACGAATTGAAACGCCGCTATGCAGAATGGCAGCGACGCAAATCCCCGTTCACGCTCTTGATGCTCGACATCGACCATTTCAAGCAATTCAACGATTCACATGGTCATCAAGCGGGCGATGAAGTATTGCGAAATGCCGGCAAGGTGCTGGTCAAGATTTCCCGTCAAATGGACCTGCCTTGTCGCTACGGCGGCGAAGAATTTGCGGTCGTCCTCCCGGCCACCGATATTCACGAGGCACGCATCGCCGCCGAGCGATTCCGCAAGGCGATTGAGGCTACCGCCGTAAAATTTGAGGGCAAAAAGCTCACTGTGACGGCCAGCATCGGCGTCGCTCAGATCGGCGAACACGACGATCCCGCCCGGCTGCTGCGCCGTGCGGATGACGCGCTCTACAAGTCGAAAGAAGCCGGCCGCAATTGCGGCCATTGGCATGACGGCAAAATGTGTTTGCCGATCGGTGCCGACGCGGCGCCAAGCAACGCCGAGCTAGCCCCGAAATCCGAAGCAGCCGGAGGAAACGGCTTGGTTGATCGACTGCCTTCCAAGGAGGTGTTCGTCGATACGCTTCAGCGCCGAGTCACCGAAAGTCAACGGTTCGGCATTCCGCTCACGGTGATGCACTTGCGAATCGACGACTATGCCACGATCAAGCGAACATACGGCAAGTCGATTGCACAACTCATGCTGGATTCCGTTGCGCAATTTACCGGCTCCGTCTTGCGAGAGATGGACCTATTGGCCCGGCTGGACGAAGGCGAATTTGGCGTGATGCTGCCGGGAAGCACCGAAGCCGAAGCGGCGCTGGTGGCCCAAAGACTACACGCAGCCATGGCACAGTCCACCCTTCCGATCCGAGACAGTCAGGTGCAGCTCAGGGCCTGTCCCGGAATTGCTCAGTTGCAGACCAAAGAGTCGGCCGATCAATTGATGGCTCGCGCGGCACGCGCTGGAAGTTCCGTCGTGGCGTCTCAGCCGGCAACGGTGTAGGTGTAAATGGCTCGTCGCCGTCCGTGCGGGCGTGGTATGATCGCTCCTTCACCCAAATTGACGGGAGCCTGCCATGCCCACGATTGATTTCCCGCCGCGATTTCAATTCAGCTTGCGAGGGATGCTCATTGCGGTAGCGGTCCTGACCGTTTTGCTTGGCTTGCTCGCTGTAGCCGGCGGCTTGTTGGCTTGGCTGCTGGCCATCTTTGTGGTCTGGATTCTGCCGACTCCCCTGCTCATCGCCGCAATCTACAGCCGCGGCGACATGCGGGCCTTTTCCATCGGTGCGCTAGTGCCGTGGGTATCGCGTTGGGCCAATCCTCCGATTTACGACTCGCTAATGAGCGTCGTCAATTCGACGCTGTGGGTATTGGTGATGGCAGGCATCTGCGGCGCCGTTGCCGTCGCAAGTCGTCGCTGGATGGAACGGGACGCCTCTCGGTAGCTCGCGTCCGAGACGATATCGGACGCCGGTTTGGCTGGCGCAATTTGGCGTGACAACAAGTAAAGGTTTTTCGCGAGAAAATGCGGCCTTGCCGGTGGCCGTTCGGTTCGTAGAATCTTCGTTAGCCCCCTTTGACAGCTCTGGGGCACCCCGGTATATTCTGAGTTTCCGCCCAAGTGACCTCTGACCACCGAGGCGGCGGAGACTTCGCGGATGAGAACTCCGCTAATGTTGCAGTCAAGTGGCCAGAGGCTGGTAAGGCAGCCGGTTCCAGGAAGGATTCGTTTTGCCTTGCCAGCCTCTGTCCATTCGGTAACGAATGAGCAGCATCGGTAGAATGTGACCGATGGGCCACGCATCGAGACGTTGATGTGAGGCTAGCGGCGATCGCAAGTTCGCCGTCACGATCTTTGACAATTTGGTTAGTTGCAAGAGTGGCATCTTGACTGGGCACGTTGCCAAACGATTCGCGCAAGCGAATCGCCGGGTGATTGTGTGCCAGTGCAAGACTCCAATGTAATGTCCTTAGAGTACGAATGTATAAATCGTTACTTCCAAGTGCCTTCGCCGGCACCTGGAAGAAGTAGAGTAGCAAGATCATTCGTTGATGTTTGAGTGGGTTGGTGAGCTGGGTCGTCCGCGATTCAGTTTGCTGACCAGCGAGAGCGTTCGATGAATGTGGCCAAGCTACTAAGGGCGTATGGGGGATGTCTTGGCATCAGGAGGCGATGAAGGGCGTGGAAGTCTGCGATAAGCCCGGGGGAGTTGACAAACAAGTATTGATCCCGGGATTCCCGAACTGGCGTGTGGTGAATCCATAACCACACGTAGCAAACGTGGGGAACTGAAACATCTAAGTACCCACCGGAAAAGAAAGAAAAATCGATTTCGTCAGTAGCGGCGAGCGAAAGCGAAACAGCCCAAACCGCGGAGGTTTCCTCTGCGGGGTTGTAGGGCCTTTCACA
Encoded proteins:
- a CDS encoding diguanylate cyclase is translated as MSPDFSSIGVLLTINLLFASFALAIGFAAGVWFFGGNKSQSEPDDKSERESHDHRQQATDRAMMASHRIQDLAKGVLSDVGVHTSNVEAITDDLRAIVQETNTGPDVAVFMTIGRIVEANNQIKERLASAEKQIEAQASELRDFESEARTDSLTGLANRRAFDDELKRRYAEWQRRKSPFTLLMLDIDHFKQFNDSHGHQAGDEVLRNAGKVLVKISRQMDLPCRYGGEEFAVVLPATDIHEARIAAERFRKAIEATAVKFEGKKLTVTASIGVAQIGEHDDPARLLRRADDALYKSKEAGRNCGHWHDGKMCLPIGADAAPSNAELAPKSEAAGGNGLVDRLPSKEVFVDTLQRRVTESQRFGIPLTVMHLRIDDYATIKRTYGKSIAQLMLDSVAQFTGSVLREMDLLARLDEGEFGVMLPGSTEAEAALVAQRLHAAMAQSTLPIRDSQVQLRACPGIAQLQTKESADQLMARAARAGSSVVASQPATV